The Panicum hallii strain FIL2 chromosome 9, PHallii_v3.1, whole genome shotgun sequence genome has a window encoding:
- the LOC112875826 gene encoding uncharacterized protein LOC112875826 isoform X4, with amino-acid sequence MSSVGGKNKAGPSNDYEVQIFENIERNKKRLAALNIPDIINSLDQQHRPKKTSKKNHGTSIAASKPPNLRPRPQRNNSQFEKEPVLDDLQPIGDFLTDNVEAIHNEDTSNGTITKRVGRSITKMDHIFSRTPEMSKIKVSLNEYGQPIGKSGRQFSSVVGCHVRKKLSIAYKDWRLIDIEKKLQLWTDIKKYYDIDDDALNWFMCAAWTKWKQFKSEIKDKYFDPEVTLEEIPECPDKRVNDDTWQSVYEYWMSSVSKERSKTAKVNQKQGKLHHTSGSVSFACSKHDLAEKLGRPPRRDEVFVKTHLRKNGVPSQQAEPIIKEIEQILTIYPELKDNTIQQGDILALVYGEKEPKGFVRVLGLGPTPQDIGTPGLKSYTPTRLQMEIRARKKVENEKTALEKHVLQLQSQIEERAEKDRASEEPVSHYGSTTHKYQSMRNDVNDLNYENEEAVACEDEEDHMVCDQTDWRSAVQIATTSRPNGAPQSKHDALVGKDVILYAMLRSDLPVAKGTIISTKPETVVGGEPLGRQYCQVIVTCVLKRDAILPRPYGNMETMANTKMRSLAWPYKKLKITNKESTSGLFVDKCITLHFFSYVWNYKPLFFLAGNMDEAIW; translated from the exons ATGTCAAGCGTAGGAGGAAAGAATAAAGCTGGGCCATCTAATGATTATGAGGTGCAAATATTCGAAAATATTGAAAGAAACAAAAAGAGATTGGCAGCTCTTAACATCCCTGATATAATCAACAGTTTGGACCAGCAACATCGCCCTAAGAAAACTTCAAAG AAAAATCATGGCACAAGTATTGCAGCAAGTAAACCTCCAAACTTGCGCCCAAGACCACAAAGAAACAATTCTCAGTTTGAAAAGGAACCAGTGCTTGATGATTTGCAGCCAATTGGAGATTTTCTTACAGACAATG TTGAAGCTATTCATAATGAGGATACAAGCAATGGTACAATAACCAAGAGGGTTGGAAGGAGCATAACCAAGATGGACCATATATTCTCAAGGACACCTGAAATGTCTAAAATCAAAGTATCACTCAATGAATATGGCCAGCCTATTGGTAAAAGTGGTAGGCaattctctagtgttgttggaTGTCATGTTAGGAAGAAGCTGTCCATTGCATATAAGGATTGGAGGCTTATTGATATTGAAAAGAAGTTGCAGCTATGGACAGATATAAAGAAATATTACGATATCGATGATGATGCCTTAAACTGGTTTATGTGTGCTGCTTGGACGAAATGGAAACAATTCAAGTCAGAAATAAAGGATAAGTATTTTGATCCTGAAGTCACCTTAGAGGAAATTCCAGAGTGTCCAGATAAGAGAGTGAATGATGATACTTGGCAGAGTGTGTATGAGTATTGGATGTCTTCTGTTTCTAAG GAACGATCAAAAACTGCCAAAGTAAATCAGAAACAAGGGAAGTTGCACCATACATCTGGTAGTGTCAGCTTTGCATGTTCAAAGCACGATTTG GCTGAAAAACTTGGACGCCCCCCACGAAGGGATGAAGTTTTTGTCAAAACCCATTTGAGGAAAAATGGGGTTCCTTCACAGCAGGCAGAACCAATAATT AAAGAAATTGAACAAATTCTTACAATCTATCCGGAATTAAAGGATAATACAATTCAACAAGGTGACATACTTGCTCTTGTTTATGGAGAGAAGGAGCCAAAAGGATTTGTTCGAGTTTTAGGTTTAGGCCCAACTCCTCAAGATATTGGCACTCCGGGATTGAAGTCCTATACACCAACTAGACTGCAAATGGAGATTAGGGCTCGCAAGAAGGTTGAAAATGAAAAGACTGCTCTAGAAAAGCATGTACTTCAGCTGCAGTCCCAAATTGAGGAAAGGGCAGAAAAAGACCGAGCAAGTGAAGAGCCTGTGTCACACTATGGTTCTACTACACATAAATATCAG AGCATGAGGAATGATGTGAATGATCTGAATTATGAAAATGAGGAAGCTGTTGCCTGTGAAGATGAGGAAGACCACATGGTGTGTGATCAAACTGATTGGAGGTCAGCAGTGCAGATTGCAACAACATCAAGACCTAATGGCGCTCCTCAGTCTAAACATGATGCTCTT GTTGGAAAAGATGTCATATTATATGCAATGCTGAGATCTGATCTGCCCGTGGCTAAAGGAACAATTATTTCAACTAAACCAGAGACAGTAGTTGGAGGTGAGCCCCTTGGAAGGCAATATTGTCAAGTTATTGTGACTTGTGTGCTGAAACGAGATGCAATTCTGCCTCGTCCATATGGCAATATGGAAACTATGGCTAATACCAAGATGAGATCGCTTGCATGGCCATACAAGAAG CTGAAGATCACAAACAAGGAATCAACTTCAGGTCTTTTTGTTGACAAATGCATTACTCTCCATTTCTTCTCATATGTTTGGAATTATAAACCTTTATTTTTCCTGGCTGGTAACATG GATGAAGCAATCTGGTGA